From a single Streptomyces sp. NBC_00377 genomic region:
- the paaD gene encoding 1,2-phenylacetyl-CoA epoxidase subunit PaaD, with the protein MVSTLTDARRARRIAEQVPDPEMPMLTLADLGVLRGVDVAADGRVVASLTPTYSGCPAMAEMRADVAGRLRAAGFERVEIRTVLDPPWTTDWITAEGRRKLAEHGIAAPGPAPRPAPGPVPLVLSPVRRAVACPLCGSADTEETSRFAATSCKALWRCRACREPFEYVKEI; encoded by the coding sequence ATGGTGAGCACCCTGACGGACGCCCGGCGTGCCCGGCGCATCGCCGAGCAGGTCCCCGACCCCGAGATGCCCATGCTGACCCTGGCCGACCTCGGAGTCCTGCGCGGCGTGGACGTCGCGGCGGACGGGCGGGTCGTCGCGAGCCTCACCCCGACCTACTCGGGCTGTCCGGCGATGGCGGAGATGCGCGCCGACGTCGCCGGGCGGCTGCGGGCCGCCGGATTCGAGCGGGTGGAGATCCGCACGGTCCTGGATCCGCCGTGGACCACGGACTGGATCACGGCCGAGGGCCGCCGCAAACTCGCCGAGCACGGCATCGCGGCCCCGGGCCCGGCGCCGCGGCCCGCGCCCGGCCCCGTGCCACTGGTGCTGTCACCCGTCCGGCGCGCCGTGGCCTGTCCGCTCTGCGGCTCGGCGGACACCGAGGAGACCTCCCGCTTCGCCGCCACGTCCTGCAAGGCGCTGTGGCGCTGCCGCGCCTGCCGGGAGCCGTTCGAGTACGTCAAGGAGATCTGA
- a CDS encoding 3-hydroxyacyl-CoA dehydrogenase family protein yields MTSTPAVVAVIGGGRMGAGIAQVFAAAGSRVTLVESGERAAAAALDRVATGLERAAGRGRADEPADRVLSRVRTVHTVDDLPADAGLVVEAVPEDARLKAGVLAAAERAVGAGTVLATNTSSLSVTELAAALSRPDRFLGMHFFNPVPASALIELVVAPDTRGDVVQAALAWTRALGKKDVVVKDSPGFASSRLGLALGLEAIRMVEEGVALPEAIDDAMNLGYRHPMGPLRLTDLVGLDVRLAIAEHLHATLGERFAPPALLRAKVARGELGRKTGQGFYAWP; encoded by the coding sequence ATGACCTCGACGCCCGCAGTGGTCGCGGTGATCGGCGGTGGCCGCATGGGCGCGGGCATCGCACAGGTCTTCGCGGCAGCCGGTTCGCGCGTGACGCTCGTGGAGAGCGGCGAGCGGGCCGCGGCGGCGGCACTGGACCGCGTCGCCACCGGCCTGGAGCGGGCCGCCGGGAGGGGCCGTGCCGACGAGCCCGCCGACCGGGTGCTCTCCCGCGTCCGGACGGTGCACACGGTGGACGACCTGCCCGCGGACGCCGGTCTCGTCGTGGAGGCCGTTCCCGAGGACGCGCGGCTCAAGGCCGGCGTGCTCGCCGCGGCCGAGCGGGCCGTGGGGGCGGGGACCGTGCTCGCCACGAACACCAGCTCCCTGTCGGTGACCGAGCTCGCCGCTGCCCTGAGCCGGCCCGACCGTTTCCTGGGGATGCACTTCTTCAACCCGGTGCCCGCCTCCGCGCTGATCGAGCTCGTGGTCGCGCCGGACACCCGAGGCGATGTCGTGCAGGCCGCACTGGCCTGGACGCGTGCCCTCGGCAAGAAGGACGTCGTCGTCAAGGACTCCCCCGGTTTCGCCAGCAGCCGCCTCGGCCTGGCCCTGGGCCTGGAGGCGATCCGCATGGTGGAGGAGGGTGTCGCCCTGCCCGAGGCCATCGACGACGCCATGAACCTCGGTTACAGGCACCCGATGGGGCCGCTGCGTCTGACGGATCTGGTGGGACTCGACGTGCGTCTGGCCATCGCCGAACACCTGCACGCCACCCTCGGCGAGCGCTTCGCACCGCCCGCGCTGCTGCGCGCCAAGGTCGCCCGCGGCGAGCTGGGCCGCAAGACGGGGCAGGGGTTCTACGCATGGCCGTGA
- a CDS encoding enoyl-CoA hydratase/isomerase family protein — protein MNRGCGPYETLLVEEHADRVVVTLHRPEARNAIDGRMVAELHEVCALLEREPKLLLLTGHGGVFAGGADIAELLRRGRDEALQGINSRLFERVRRLPMPTLAAVDGWALGGGAELAYACDLRICGPDAVFGNPEPGLGILAAAGACRRLPELVGESVAKQVLLAGRNLDARAALAAGLVIDVVPAEKLSAEAHALLDRMARSSALALRLTKLVVDSPGASPVADDLAQAVLFEGQDKKDRMSRFLEKRSQA, from the coding sequence GTGAACCGCGGCTGCGGTCCGTACGAGACGCTGCTCGTCGAGGAGCACGCGGACCGGGTCGTCGTCACACTGCACCGGCCCGAGGCACGCAACGCCATCGACGGCCGCATGGTGGCCGAACTGCACGAGGTGTGCGCACTGCTGGAACGCGAACCGAAGCTCCTGCTCCTCACCGGTCACGGCGGTGTCTTCGCGGGCGGCGCCGACATCGCCGAGTTGCTGCGCCGAGGCCGGGACGAGGCGCTCCAGGGCATCAACAGCCGGCTGTTCGAGCGGGTGCGGCGGCTGCCGATGCCGACCCTGGCCGCGGTCGACGGCTGGGCGCTCGGCGGCGGCGCGGAACTGGCCTACGCCTGCGACCTGCGGATCTGCGGACCGGACGCCGTGTTCGGCAACCCGGAGCCAGGGCTCGGCATCCTGGCCGCGGCCGGTGCCTGCCGGCGGCTGCCCGAGCTGGTCGGCGAGTCGGTCGCCAAGCAGGTGCTGCTCGCCGGCCGGAACCTCGACGCACGGGCGGCGCTGGCGGCGGGGCTGGTCATCGACGTCGTACCGGCGGAGAAGCTGTCGGCCGAGGCGCATGCCCTGCTCGACCGCATGGCGCGTTCCTCCGCCCTGGCTCTGCGCCTGACCAAACTCGTCGTCGACTCGCCGGGTGCGAGCCCGGTCGCCGACGACCTTGCGCAGGCGGTGCTGTTCGAGGGCCAGGACAAGAAGGACCGCATGAGCCGTTTCCTGGAGAAGAGGAGTCAGGCATGA
- the paaE gene encoding 1,2-phenylacetyl-CoA epoxidase subunit PaaE, translating to MAPTAGGPAGAPRARRRPAFHALRVAAVTRLCEDAAAVGFVIPDALAEEFAFAPGQSLTLRREVDGRDERRSYSICSPAGSGPRIGVREVPGGLFSSWLVHDVRPGDTIEVMAPTGAFTPDLTAPGHHVLIAAGSGITPMLSIAESVLAADDRSRVTLFYGNRRTDSVMFADDLADLKDLYPARFQVAHILSREPREADLLSGRLDGDRLGALIDGLVDVDGADHWWLCGPHGMVRDAQRVLGGLGVPVDRVHRELFFADDEPVRQVRHEEPGIEGPVSQVTVVLDGRSTTSALPRDTTLLDAAARVRPDLPFACKGGVCGTCRALVCDGEADMRRNYALEPAEVDAGYVLTCQTFPVSESLTVDYDS from the coding sequence ATGGCCCCGACCGCCGGCGGCCCTGCCGGGGCGCCGCGCGCACGTCGGCGCCCCGCCTTCCACGCCCTGCGCGTCGCCGCCGTGACGCGGCTGTGCGAGGACGCCGCCGCCGTCGGCTTCGTGATCCCCGACGCGCTGGCCGAGGAGTTCGCCTTCGCCCCCGGGCAGTCGCTCACCCTGCGCCGAGAAGTCGACGGCCGGGACGAGCGGCGCTCGTACTCCATCTGCTCCCCCGCCGGATCCGGCCCCCGCATCGGCGTGCGCGAGGTACCCGGCGGCCTGTTCTCCTCCTGGCTCGTCCACGACGTCCGGCCCGGAGACACCATCGAGGTGATGGCCCCCACCGGCGCCTTCACACCCGACCTGACCGCGCCCGGCCACCACGTGCTCATCGCCGCCGGGTCGGGCATCACACCGATGCTGTCCATCGCCGAGTCGGTCCTCGCGGCAGACGACCGCTCCCGGGTCACCCTCTTCTACGGCAACCGGCGCACCGACTCGGTGATGTTCGCCGACGACCTGGCCGATCTGAAGGACCTGTACCCTGCGCGCTTCCAGGTCGCGCACATCCTCTCCCGCGAACCGCGCGAGGCCGACCTGCTCTCCGGCCGGCTCGACGGAGACCGCCTCGGCGCACTCATCGACGGTCTGGTCGACGTGGACGGCGCCGACCACTGGTGGTTGTGCGGCCCGCACGGCATGGTCCGCGACGCCCAGCGGGTACTGGGCGGGCTCGGCGTGCCGGTCGACCGCGTCCACCGGGAACTGTTCTTCGCCGACGACGAGCCGGTACGGCAGGTGCGCCATGAGGAGCCCGGTATTGAGGGACCGGTCAGTCAGGTCACCGTCGTCCTGGACGGCCGGTCCACCACCTCCGCGCTCCCCCGCGACACCACCCTCCTCGACGCGGCCGCACGCGTCCGCCCGGACCTGCCGTTCGCCTGCAAGGGCGGCGTGTGCGGCACCTGTCGCGCCCTGGTCTGCGACGGCGAGGCCGACATGCGCCGCAACTACGCGCTGGAACCCGCCGAGGTCGACGCCGGCTATGTGCTGACCTGCCAGACCTTCCCCGTCTCCGAGAGCCTCACCGTCGACTACGACAGCTGA
- the paaB gene encoding 1,2-phenylacetyl-CoA epoxidase subunit PaaB: protein MSDAEGTKRDWPLYEVFVRGKRGLNHVHVGSLHAADDRMALTHARDLYTRRNEGVSIWVVRSEHIAASTRDEKDPFFAPSADKVYRHPTFYDIPDDVPHI, encoded by the coding sequence ATGAGCGACGCCGAAGGCACGAAGAGGGACTGGCCGTTGTACGAGGTGTTCGTGCGCGGCAAGCGGGGGCTGAACCACGTACACGTCGGCTCGCTGCACGCCGCCGACGACCGCATGGCGCTCACCCACGCCCGCGACCTGTACACGCGGCGCAACGAGGGCGTGAGCATCTGGGTGGTGCGCTCGGAGCACATCGCGGCTTCCACGCGCGACGAGAAGGACCCCTTCTTCGCGCCCAGCGCCGACAAGGTCTACCGGCACCCGACGTTCTACGACATCCCCGACGACGTCCCCCACATCTGA
- the paaC gene encoding 1,2-phenylacetyl-CoA epoxidase subunit PaaC, translated as MSDDHVYLSLAEGHDADGGDARWAFGTGFEDPLHGVDTAVPAGVDAGRLALTCLELADDALVSAQRLAEWTTRAPELEEEVALANIGLDLLGQARLLYARCGQIDATGRGEDAYAYFRDADDFRNVRLAELPNGDFAFSIVRLLVLSSWRLAHFEELSASPDPVLRAIAAKGVKELTYHRQYAAEWAVRLGDGTQESHRRMRAALHQVGPYLAELFTAYDGRDEVVAVLTQVTHAAGLPMPAWQPMPGAGREGEHTEHLVPLLAELQGVARAHPEATW; from the coding sequence ATGAGTGACGATCACGTCTATCTGTCCCTGGCGGAGGGACACGACGCCGACGGCGGCGACGCACGCTGGGCGTTCGGCACGGGATTCGAGGACCCGCTGCACGGCGTGGACACCGCCGTACCCGCGGGCGTCGACGCCGGACGGCTGGCCCTGACCTGTCTGGAGCTCGCGGACGACGCGCTGGTCTCGGCCCAGCGCCTCGCCGAGTGGACCACCCGCGCCCCGGAGCTGGAGGAGGAGGTGGCGCTCGCCAACATCGGCCTCGACCTGCTCGGTCAGGCCCGCCTCCTGTACGCGCGCTGCGGCCAGATCGACGCGACCGGGCGCGGCGAGGACGCGTACGCCTACTTCCGCGACGCGGACGACTTCCGCAATGTCCGGCTGGCCGAACTCCCCAACGGCGACTTCGCGTTCTCGATCGTGCGGCTGCTGGTGCTGTCCAGTTGGCGGCTCGCCCACTTCGAGGAGCTTTCGGCGTCCCCCGATCCGGTGCTCCGCGCCATCGCGGCCAAGGGCGTGAAGGAATTGACCTACCACCGGCAGTACGCCGCCGAGTGGGCCGTACGGCTCGGGGACGGCACGCAGGAGTCCCACCGGCGCATGCGGGCGGCGCTGCACCAGGTCGGACCGTACCTGGCAGAGCTGTTCACCGCGTACGACGGACGGGACGAGGTCGTCGCCGTCCTGACGCAGGTCACCCATGCGGCGGGCCTGCCGATGCCCGCCTGGCAGCCGATGCCGGGGGCGGGACGCGAAGGCGAGCACACCGAGCATCTCGTCCCGTTGCTGGCCGAGTTGCAGGGCGTCGCCCGCGCACACCCGGAGGCGACATGGTGA
- the paaA gene encoding 1,2-phenylacetyl-CoA epoxidase subunit PaaA has product MTSPQSGTPSTSSSAGCAEPELQRQFDETIAHNQRIEPRDWMPEGYRRTLIRQIAQHAHSEIIGMQPEGEWITRAPSLRRKAILFAKVQDEAGHGLYLYSAAETLGADRADLTERLIEGRQKYSSIFNYPTPTFADVGVIGWFVDGAAICNQVPLCRSSYGPYARAMVRVCKEESFHQRQGYELLMTMMRGTEAQRDMVQESVNRWWWPSLMMFGPPDDDSPNSAQSMAWKIKRHTNDELRQRFVDMTVPQAAKLGVTLPDPELRWNEQRGHHDFGAPDWSELKRVITGDGPCNAQRMERRRTAHEEGAWVREAATAHAAKHNKRREEGTAA; this is encoded by the coding sequence ATGACCTCACCACAGTCCGGTACGCCCTCCACCTCGTCGTCCGCCGGCTGCGCCGAGCCGGAGCTCCAGCGGCAGTTCGACGAGACGATCGCGCACAACCAGCGGATCGAACCGCGCGACTGGATGCCCGAGGGCTACCGCAGGACGCTGATCCGCCAGATCGCGCAGCACGCCCACTCGGAGATCATCGGCATGCAGCCCGAAGGCGAGTGGATCACCCGCGCGCCGTCACTGCGCCGCAAGGCGATCCTGTTCGCGAAGGTCCAGGACGAGGCGGGGCACGGGCTGTACCTGTACTCGGCGGCCGAGACCCTGGGCGCCGACCGCGCCGACCTCACCGAGCGGCTGATCGAGGGCCGGCAGAAGTACTCGTCGATCTTCAACTACCCGACGCCGACCTTCGCCGACGTCGGCGTGATCGGCTGGTTCGTGGACGGCGCGGCGATCTGCAACCAGGTGCCGCTGTGCAGGAGTTCCTACGGGCCCTACGCGCGCGCGATGGTGCGGGTCTGCAAGGAGGAGTCGTTCCACCAGCGGCAGGGCTACGAGCTGCTGATGACGATGATGCGCGGCACCGAGGCCCAGCGCGACATGGTCCAGGAGTCGGTGAACCGCTGGTGGTGGCCGTCCCTGATGATGTTCGGCCCGCCCGACGACGACTCGCCCAACTCCGCGCAGTCGATGGCCTGGAAGATCAAGCGGCACACCAACGACGAACTGCGCCAGCGCTTCGTCGACATGACCGTCCCCCAGGCCGCGAAACTCGGCGTGACACTGCCCGACCCCGAACTGCGCTGGAACGAGCAGCGCGGACACCACGACTTCGGCGCCCCCGACTGGTCCGAACTCAAGCGGGTGATCACCGGCGACGGGCCCTGCAACGCACAGCGGATGGAACGGCGCAGGACCGCCCACGAGGAGGGCGCCTGGGTGCGCGAGGCGGCGACCGCGCACGCGGCCAAGCACAACAAGCGACGCGAGGAAGGTACGGCGGCATGA